One window of the Deltaproteobacteria bacterium genome contains the following:
- a CDS encoding HDIG domain-containing protein: TGARAIGKLIDQIYSDTYVTNHAFEQTDLERGIVVRNTKTQEEFLTINFGNYVHVQALEKFIKGKAEKVMPQYNKDFRRAAVAFVLKITKPNLTFDSEATDKKKQEAIQSIKPSYFQVLKNEMIVREGEKITEPIKDKLDAYYKAREGKSRLGAIASFFGVTLIALLLGIACIPAIRKWKPKTQELKTIMLFLATLVLVQFILIRFGLIISDAVARAFPVLIPQDCFYAIPYVVGAMLATVLINDRIAVIFSVFVSFLLGFLFDDRVIMPIFSMAGSIFVIYQIYFTKQRSAFFVAGLLLGAINSVIIFAITLESKAPLDWIFLVKSLMGFIGGMASGIIAAGFLPLFESFFKLTTDIKLLELGNLNQPIFQRMIIETPGTYHHSIIVASLAESAAEAIGANALLAKVSAYYHDVGKLVKPHYFIENQPVGENKHENLSPKMSSLIIISHVKDGCDFARQLNLGSRIIDIIRQHHGTSLVTYFYNKAKKHSDTTFNNLSDSDFRYPGPKPQTKEAGLVMLSDVIEASSRTLDDPTPSRINNLVHERIEKIFLDGQLDECELTLKDLHKIAESFIRILTGIFHHRINYPDQTDSQEMRMVKETPL; the protein is encoded by the coding sequence GCACGGGCGCACGTGCCATTGGCAAATTAATCGATCAAATCTATTCGGACACCTATGTTACCAATCATGCTTTTGAGCAAACCGATCTTGAACGCGGTATTGTCGTGCGAAACACCAAAACGCAGGAAGAATTTCTTACAATCAATTTTGGCAACTATGTCCACGTCCAGGCGCTTGAAAAGTTCATCAAAGGGAAAGCCGAAAAGGTTATGCCCCAATACAACAAAGATTTCAGACGCGCCGCTGTTGCATTTGTCCTGAAAATCACCAAACCGAATCTGACGTTTGACAGTGAAGCAACGGACAAAAAAAAACAGGAAGCGATACAATCGATTAAACCTTCCTATTTCCAGGTTCTCAAGAACGAGATGATTGTCCGTGAAGGGGAGAAGATCACTGAACCCATCAAAGACAAACTGGATGCCTATTACAAAGCCCGGGAAGGAAAAAGCAGACTTGGAGCCATCGCCTCTTTTTTCGGCGTCACCCTTATTGCTTTGCTGCTTGGCATCGCCTGTATTCCTGCCATTCGCAAATGGAAGCCCAAAACCCAGGAATTGAAAACAATCATGCTCTTCCTCGCCACCCTGGTTTTGGTGCAATTTATCCTGATTCGTTTCGGCTTGATCATTTCCGATGCCGTTGCCCGCGCCTTTCCCGTTTTAATCCCTCAGGATTGCTTTTATGCCATCCCTTACGTCGTTGGAGCCATGCTGGCTACCGTCTTAATTAACGACCGCATCGCCGTCATTTTCAGCGTGTTCGTATCGTTCCTTTTGGGATTTCTTTTCGATGACCGGGTTATTATGCCGATTTTTTCAATGGCTGGCTCCATTTTTGTCATATACCAGATATACTTTACCAAGCAGAGGTCCGCCTTTTTCGTGGCGGGACTGCTGCTCGGCGCGATTAACAGCGTTATCATTTTTGCCATCACCCTCGAATCCAAAGCACCCCTCGACTGGATATTCCTGGTCAAGTCACTGATGGGTTTCATCGGAGGCATGGCTTCCGGGATCATTGCCGCCGGTTTTCTCCCTCTTTTTGAATCCTTCTTCAAGTTAACGACGGACATCAAACTCCTTGAACTGGGCAATCTCAATCAACCCATTTTTCAGCGCATGATTATTGAAACCCCCGGCACCTATCATCACAGCATCATTGTGGCCTCCCTTGCCGAGTCGGCGGCGGAAGCCATTGGCGCGAATGCCCTTCTCGCTAAAGTAAGCGCCTATTACCACGATGTCGGCAAACTGGTGAAACCACATTATTTCATTGAAAATCAACCGGTCGGCGAAAATAAGCATGAGAACCTGTCTCCCAAAATGAGCAGCCTGATCATAATATCTCACGTCAAGGACGGTTGCGATTTCGCACGACAGTTGAATCTGGGAAGCCGGATTATCGATATTATTCGTCAGCATCATGGTACGAGCCTCGTCACTTATTTTTACAATAAAGCGAAAAAACACTCAGATACCACCTTCAATAACCTCTCGGATTCCGATTTTCGCTATCCGGGACCAAAACCGCAAACCAAGGAAGCGGGCCTGGTCATGCTCAGCGATGTCATTGAGGCCAGTTCCCGGACTCTTGATGACCCTACTCCATCCCGCATAAATAATCTTGTCCATGAGAGGATTGAAAAAATCTTTCTGGACGGACAGCTTGATGAATGTGAACTGACACTAAAAGATTTGCACAAAATCGCCGAAAGTTTCATCCGGATACTCACGGGGATTTTCCATCACCGGATTAATTATCCGGATCAAACGGACTCCCAAGAGATGCGCATGGTAAAAGAGACCCCCCTGTAA
- the ybeY gene encoding rRNA maturation RNase YbeY, with protein sequence MLKVIRYLECEDHEISLLLVDDHTIQDLNREYLGRDKPTNVISFGMREGEWQNIQPRVLGDIVISVETALRDAQTEDIDIHDEILFLFIHGLLHLLGYDHENGVMEDAMIMMNKEMEIFKRVRKYPLD encoded by the coding sequence ATGTTAAAGGTGATCAGATATTTAGAGTGTGAGGATCATGAAATCAGCCTGCTTCTGGTAGACGATCATACCATCCAAGACCTCAATCGAGAGTATTTGGGCCGAGACAAGCCAACCAACGTGATATCTTTCGGCATGCGGGAGGGGGAATGGCAAAACATTCAACCGCGTGTTCTGGGAGATATTGTCATATCTGTTGAAACGGCTTTGCGGGATGCCCAGACGGAAGATATCGACATACACGATGAGATCCTTTTTTTGTTCATTCACGGCTTGCTCCATTTGCTCGGCTATGACCATGAAAATGGGGTGATGGAGGATGCCATGATTATGATGAACAAAGAAATGGAGATTTTTAAAAGGGTCAGAAAATATCCCTTGGATTAA
- the truA gene encoding tRNA pseudouridine(38-40) synthase TruA gives MKNIKIVVEYDGTRYHGWQRQRGHRSIQQTLEEKIKLITREEVTVIGSGRTDSGVHAFNQVANFQMTARIREENLLRALNGVLPDDIVIKRVEEMAKSFHARFSVKSKKYVYHIWNNTTNTAINRYYCWHVRKELNLECMKKAACFIKGTHDFKAFCGTGSKVKNYTRTILDVELDRDDRGKLLITITADGFLRHMVRNIVGTLVEVGKGKITPEDLKVILDSRDRRKAGMTAPAHGLFLAEVHY, from the coding sequence ATGAAAAATATCAAAATAGTTGTCGAGTATGACGGTACCCGCTACCACGGTTGGCAGAGGCAGAGAGGACACCGAAGTATTCAACAAACTCTTGAGGAAAAAATTAAATTGATCACCAGAGAAGAGGTTACTGTAATTGGATCAGGGAGAACGGACAGTGGGGTCCATGCCTTCAATCAGGTCGCGAATTTTCAGATGACCGCCAGGATACGCGAAGAAAATTTGTTGCGTGCACTGAACGGTGTGTTGCCCGATGACATTGTGATTAAGCGGGTCGAAGAGATGGCCAAGTCATTTCACGCAAGATTCAGCGTAAAATCAAAAAAGTATGTGTACCATATCTGGAATAATACGACGAACACGGCGATCAACCGATATTACTGTTGGCATGTACGAAAAGAGTTGAATTTAGAGTGCATGAAGAAGGCAGCCTGTTTTATTAAAGGGACCCATGACTTCAAGGCATTCTGTGGTACGGGGAGCAAGGTTAAAAACTACACAAGAACCATTTTAGACGTTGAGCTTGACAGGGACGATCGGGGAAAACTGCTCATCACGATCACGGCCGACGGGTTTCTTCGGCACATGGTGAGAAACATTGTGGGAACACTTGTTGAAGTGGGGAAGGGGAAAATCACACCGGAGGACTTGAAGGTTATTCTCGATTCCAGAGACAGGCGGAAAGCCGGAATGACCGCACCGGCTCACGGGTTGTTCCTGGCTGAGGTCCATTATTGA
- a CDS encoding 3-keto-5-aminohexanoate cleavage protein gives MNLILNYAPTGMIPTKVMTPHVPISVQEIVESVHEAVEIGITMVHLHARDKRTGAQTYKAEVYRSIIEGIRKFSCDLVIGVSLSGRNFNELEKRSEVLQLTGSDKPDMGSLTLSSLNFNRQASINDPEMVQALAREMLNRDIMPELEAFDIGMIHYAKYLINKGLLKPPFYFNLILGNVACAQANLLHSGIMLNDLPPSSLWSMGAVGDYQLPINSMAIAMGGGVRTGLEDNIWYDRARSKLARNSDLLRRIHILAEANERLIMKPDELRMRLRLEGGNGQYGRGENQNKPQD, from the coding sequence ATGAACCTGATTCTGAATTACGCTCCCACCGGTATGATTCCTACCAAAGTCATGACACCTCATGTTCCCATTTCAGTTCAAGAAATCGTGGAAAGTGTCCATGAAGCCGTTGAAATCGGCATCACCATGGTGCATTTGCACGCCCGTGATAAGCGGACGGGGGCCCAGACCTATAAAGCGGAGGTATATCGCAGTATCATTGAAGGAATTCGTAAATTTTCCTGTGATCTTGTCATTGGGGTTTCCTTGAGTGGCCGAAATTTTAACGAACTTGAAAAGCGTTCAGAGGTTCTGCAACTCACCGGAAGTGACAAACCGGATATGGGAAGCCTTACCCTGAGCTCTCTCAATTTTAACCGACAGGCCAGCATCAATGATCCTGAAATGGTTCAGGCTTTGGCCAGGGAGATGCTGAATCGTGACATCATGCCCGAATTGGAGGCCTTCGACATCGGTATGATTCATTATGCCAAATATCTAATCAACAAGGGTTTGCTTAAACCACCTTTTTATTTCAATCTCATTTTGGGTAACGTGGCCTGTGCCCAGGCCAATCTCCTGCATAGCGGCATAATGTTGAACGACCTTCCACCGTCGTCCTTATGGAGCATGGGGGCGGTCGGGGATTATCAATTACCCATCAATTCCATGGCCATTGCCATGGGTGGGGGTGTAAGAACCGGTTTGGAAGACAACATCTGGTACGACCGTGCTCGGAGCAAACTGGCACGCAACAGCGATCTGCTCAGGCGTATCCACATCCTGGCTGAGGCCAATGAAAGACTGATCATGAAACCAGACGAACTGAGGATGCGGCTCAGGCTGGAAGGAGGAAACGGTCAGTATGGTCGCGGGGAAAACCAAAATAAACCTCAAGATTGA